Proteins from a genomic interval of Rosa chinensis cultivar Old Blush chromosome 2, RchiOBHm-V2, whole genome shotgun sequence:
- the LOC112188440 gene encoding uncharacterized protein LOC112188440: protein MESAAKKGNEDKERATKTYATFFIVAALLATTTLYAGFAMLRHVRSDYGPAILTRKAAFITFVVAYAITLISSIFCSFIAFLCWMNLKRNGALKKSQKMAMLYYSATKLALIAMLLVHISSTYVLYGIKLLGVVEMVAFYFFCCFAITLT from the exons ATGGAGTCTGCTGCAAAAAAAGGCAATGAAGATAAGGAGAGGGCAACAAAG ACTTATGCTACCTTTTTCATAGTGGCTGCGCTTCTAGCTACCACAACCTTGTATGCAGGTTTCGCCATGCTCCGCCATGTACGGAGTGACTATGGTCCTGCAATTCTAACAAGAAAGGCGGCTTTCATCACGTTTGTTGTAGCATATGCAATAACTCTGATTTCGTCGATTTTTTGTTCCTTCATTGCCTTTCTTTGCTGGATGAACCTAAAGAGGAATGGAGCTTTGAAAAAGTCACAGAAGATGGCTATGTTGTATTACTCGGCTACCAAGTTGGCCCTGATTGCAATGCTTCTTGTCCACATTTCCAGCACCTATGTATTGTACGGTATCAAACTTCTAGGAGTGGTGGAAATGGTAGCATTTTACTTTTTCTGTTGCTTTGCTATCACGTTGACATGA
- the LOC112187328 gene encoding formin-like protein 13, translating to MVKMVWLIFFQLLFLGLSGARQESAQVLTLSETSHEVLQDSTYSVNPPPKVSPFSDETLKLVSSHSETLKKLGFLGLRNINVIVTNPKEAKPRTRKLSSIDPFPARPNPLPKTSDPPLHSSVGFSVPANVAKNPQPPQAQVASPAPAQTASPPIPETASPPVEMSFPEAPEISPVYHQATPPPFAYELPPCNPRAPAPGIGFVHKLWCVAKPTVPADTLQEAVDYACGAGGADCQEIMPSGNCYYPESVVAHASYAFNSYWQKNKRNGGTCSFGGTAMLINSDPSYQLCRFVIT from the exons ATGGTGAAGATGGTGTGGCTTATCTTCTTCCAGCTTCTGTTTCTGGGTCTTTCTG GTGCAAGGCAAGAATCAGCTCAAGTCCTAACTCTCTCTGAGACATCCCATGAGGTTCTACAAGATTCAACCTACTCTGTGAACCCACCTCCAAAGGTCTCACCTTTCTCTGATGAAACCCTTAAACTGGTGTCTTCTCACTCAGAAACCCTTAAAAAGCTTGGATTTTTGGGGCTCAGGAACATCAATGTTATAGTCACCAACCCAAAGGAGGCAAAACCAAGAACCAGAAAGCTCTCTTCCATTGACCCATTTCCAGCTAGACCAAACCCACTACCCAAAACCTCAGACCCCCCACTCCACTCCTCTGTTGGCTTCTCTGTTCCTGCCAATGTAGCCAAAAACCCTCAACCTCCACAAGCTCAAGTAGCCTCACCAGCACCAGCCCAAACAGCCTCACCTCCAATCCCTGAAACAGCATCACCCCCAGTCGAAATGTCTTTTCCCGAAGCCCCCGAAATCTCTCCTGTTTACCATCAAGCCACCCCTCCCCCTTTTGCTTACGAATTGCCACCGTGTAATCCGAGAGCCCCGGCACCTGGAATTGGGTTTGTGCATAAACTGTGGTGTGTAGCCAAGCCTACTGTTCCGGCAGACACATTGCAGGAGGCTGTCGACTATGCTTGTGGAGCTGGTGGTGCTGATTGCCAGGAGATTATGCCAAGCGGAAACTGCTACTATCCTGAGTCTGTTGTGGCCCATGCTTCGTATGCTTTCAACAGCTACTGGCAGAAGAACAAGAGGAATGGAGGCACTTGCAGCTTTggtggcactgctatgcttatCAACAGTGATCCAA GTTATCAACTATGCCGTTTTGTTATCACCTAA